A region from the Myxococcaceae bacterium JPH2 genome encodes:
- a CDS encoding DUF4912 domain-containing protein, producing MDHLKRVTVSYLRELARKHLGPGHRKKNKQQLIAALAAYVPVLARLVRSAGGSLLPRLEAAKDAIRRKARRKSQKRTEASSENAGVGGTQERGITAEQDSGSATGVDKARTQADTARGAASTKPAHVVNFPPRLRGQPAAPGASRGQESTTSSEEGAAQAASVELPQHPAEPLVEGFFVARIAGEREARRHHLLEEQVAHLPPADRSAEYDEHLGELPLDYEDDTALLMPRDPHTLFVFWDFSPATRARALEGLDAPRAVLKVFEGEHLVREVEFALESRSFYIHGLPPGRPYRVEAHFVAKDGSGRRIGGSTNRVVLPPAGPSTDTSVRFLRMPTGLEDAQRDMAETAATAHTRTAEFEEREYIRWRRIQLPGSAGARDIPEVERERIARAVPPPAPGPGVPTESMPRGMGASDQRYLSGIARPPGASDQRYQRSEKEPPEPTPPGRGRT from the coding sequence ATGGACCACCTCAAGCGTGTCACCGTGAGCTACCTTCGAGAGCTGGCTCGGAAGCACCTCGGCCCTGGCCACCGCAAGAAGAACAAGCAGCAGCTCATCGCGGCACTCGCGGCCTATGTCCCGGTCCTGGCTCGTCTGGTGCGCAGTGCCGGAGGGAGCCTCCTGCCTCGGCTCGAAGCGGCCAAGGACGCCATCCGTCGCAAGGCCCGAAGAAAGTCCCAGAAGCGGACCGAGGCCTCGTCGGAGAATGCCGGGGTGGGCGGGACCCAGGAGCGCGGCATCACGGCGGAGCAGGACTCCGGTTCAGCAACGGGTGTCGACAAAGCGAGGACGCAGGCCGACACCGCTCGAGGGGCCGCTTCCACGAAGCCCGCCCACGTCGTGAATTTTCCACCCAGGCTGCGAGGCCAGCCCGCAGCACCGGGAGCGTCGCGAGGGCAGGAGTCCACCACGTCGTCTGAAGAGGGGGCCGCGCAGGCTGCTTCCGTGGAGCTGCCACAGCATCCGGCCGAGCCCTTGGTGGAAGGCTTCTTCGTCGCGCGCATCGCGGGTGAGCGAGAGGCACGTCGACATCATCTGTTGGAAGAGCAGGTCGCGCATCTTCCGCCCGCGGACCGTTCCGCCGAGTATGACGAGCACCTGGGCGAGCTGCCGCTGGACTACGAGGACGACACGGCGCTGTTGATGCCGCGCGACCCGCATACGCTGTTCGTGTTCTGGGACTTCAGCCCCGCCACCCGCGCGCGCGCCTTGGAGGGACTGGACGCTCCCCGCGCGGTCCTCAAGGTGTTCGAGGGTGAACACCTCGTGCGCGAGGTGGAGTTCGCCTTGGAGTCGCGCAGCTTCTACATCCATGGACTCCCTCCGGGGCGGCCCTATCGCGTCGAGGCGCACTTCGTCGCGAAGGATGGCAGCGGGCGCCGGATTGGGGGTTCGACGAACCGTGTGGTGCTGCCTCCCGCGGGCCCTTCCACGGACACCTCCGTTCGCTTCCTGCGCATGCCGACAGGCTTGGAGGATGCCCAGCGCGACATGGCGGAGACCGCCGCCACCGCGCACACGCGCACCGCCGAGTTCGAGGAGCGCGAGTACATTCGCTGGCGTCGAATCCAACTGCCAGGCAGCGCGGGAGCGCGAGACATTCCCGAAGTTGAGCGTGAGCGCATCGCGCGCGCGGTGCCGCCGCCGGCGCCCGGTCCAGGTGTGCCCACGGAGTCGATGCCTCGCGGAATGGGCGCATCGGATCAGCGGTACCTGAGCGGCATCGCGCGTCCACCGGGCGCGTCGGATCAGCGCTACCAGCGCTCAGAGAAGGAACCCCCCGAGCCAACGCCCCCGGGGCGTGGCCGCACGTGA
- a CDS encoding DUF1957 domain-containing protein, translating into MSPGSLALVLHAHLPFVRHPEHENFLEEDWLYEAISETYLPLLRVFDSLADEDIPFRLSLTLSPTLVTMLRDELLMSRYARKLDLLCELGAREVHRTRDDPTFGRLARFYRDHFESLRVLFRERYRRDLVGAFRRLQDAGHLEILTCNATHGFLPLMQQTPEAVRAQVTVAANHYRQTFGRDPAGIWLAECGYFPGLERVLAAERIRYFFVDTHGLTDATPRPLHGPYAPIFTEAGVAAYARDPESSQQVWSTEHGYPGDPDYREFYRDIGWDLDLDYVRPFIQPTGERKNTGFKYYRITGKTNDKRPYEPDVARQRAAVHAGNFLFNRQRQMEYLASRMGGRTPVVVAPYDAELFGHWWFEGPHFIEALLRQAVHARDQVRLVTPSDDLRSHPENQVATPPLSSWGAGGYANMWLDGSNDWIYRHLHHCARKMVALARDFPDTSELRRRALNQAARELLLAQSSDWAFIMKTGTMVDYAVRRTQEHLLRFLRLHDQVRSGAIDEGWLAHVEGRDNLFPELDYRVYRPVG; encoded by the coding sequence ATGAGCCCGGGCTCCCTCGCGCTGGTCCTGCACGCGCACCTCCCCTTCGTTCGCCATCCCGAGCATGAGAACTTCCTCGAGGAGGACTGGCTCTACGAAGCCATCTCCGAGACGTACCTCCCGCTCCTGAGGGTCTTCGACTCGCTGGCCGACGAGGACATTCCGTTCCGCCTCTCGCTGACGCTGTCGCCCACGCTCGTCACCATGCTGCGCGACGAGCTGTTGATGTCGCGCTACGCCCGGAAGCTCGATCTGCTGTGTGAGCTGGGCGCGCGCGAGGTGCACCGCACGCGCGATGATCCCACGTTCGGCCGACTGGCTCGCTTCTATCGCGACCACTTCGAGTCCCTGCGCGTCCTCTTTCGCGAGCGCTATCGGCGCGACCTCGTGGGCGCGTTCCGTCGACTCCAGGACGCGGGCCATCTGGAGATCCTCACGTGCAACGCGACCCATGGGTTCCTGCCGCTGATGCAGCAGACGCCCGAGGCGGTGCGCGCGCAGGTGACGGTGGCGGCCAATCACTATCGTCAGACGTTCGGGAGAGATCCCGCGGGCATCTGGTTGGCGGAGTGTGGCTACTTCCCCGGACTGGAGCGCGTGCTGGCCGCCGAGCGCATCCGCTACTTCTTCGTGGACACGCACGGCCTCACGGACGCCACGCCTCGACCGCTGCACGGCCCCTACGCGCCCATCTTCACCGAGGCGGGGGTCGCGGCCTATGCGCGCGACCCCGAGAGCTCCCAGCAGGTGTGGAGCACCGAGCACGGGTATCCGGGCGACCCGGACTACCGCGAGTTCTATCGAGACATCGGGTGGGACCTGGACCTGGACTACGTCCGGCCCTTCATCCAGCCCACGGGCGAGCGCAAGAACACCGGCTTCAAGTACTACCGCATCACGGGCAAGACGAACGACAAGCGCCCCTATGAACCCGACGTCGCGCGCCAACGCGCCGCCGTGCACGCGGGCAACTTCCTGTTCAACCGCCAGCGCCAGATGGAGTACCTCGCCTCGCGCATGGGGGGCCGCACGCCGGTCGTCGTGGCACCGTACGACGCGGAGCTGTTCGGCCACTGGTGGTTCGAGGGACCGCACTTCATCGAGGCGCTGCTGCGTCAGGCCGTGCATGCGCGCGATCAGGTGCGGCTGGTGACGCCCTCGGATGATCTGCGCTCGCATCCGGAGAATCAGGTCGCCACGCCACCGCTGTCCTCCTGGGGCGCGGGGGGCTACGCGAACATGTGGCTGGATGGCTCCAACGATTGGATCTACCGCCACCTGCACCACTGCGCGCGCAAGATGGTGGCGCTTGCCCGCGACTTCCCCGATACGTCCGAGCTACGGCGGCGCGCCTTGAATCAGGCCGCGCGCGAGCTGTTGCTGGCGCAGTCCTCGGACTGGGCCTTCATCATGAAGACCGGCACCATGGTGGACTACGCGGTCCGCCGCACGCAGGAGCACCTGCTGCGGTTCCTGCGCCTGCATGATCAGGTGCGCTCGGGCGCCATCGATGAGGGATGGCTGGCGCACGTGGAGGGGCGTGACAACCTGTTCCCGGAGCTGGACTATCGGGTGTACCGGCCCGTGGGGTGA